A segment of the Campylobacter showae CSUNSWCD genome:
ATCTAGCAAACGACTTCTCGGCGCTAGTAGAGGCTACCTCCTCCATGCTTTTGCCTTTTTGCAAAGAAAGAGCCAAATTTGAGCCGCTAACAGTTTCTTTAGCGGTTTTAAAGAACGCATAGCTATCCTCGACCTTAGCTAAATTTACGCCCGCGAAGTTTCCGCTTGCGTTTATGGTTTTCTTTAGAGTCGGATTTGCCGCCAAATTTGCAAGCTCGGCGTTTGATAGCAATGCAGCCTTTAATAAAGAGCCCTCTTTAAAGGTTAAATTTAGATTATGAGCGCCGTCGTTAACCACAAATGCGCCGCCCGCGTTTATAACGGCATTAACTTGCGTAGCGTCGCTTGCCTTGGTCGTGCTCACGAAACCGCCCGCGCTTGGAGTTTGGTAAGTAAGAGCGTTTAAAACTTCAAATTCGCCGCCGTTATGGACGTTTATGCTTCTTGAAGAAGAGATTGATTGATTTAGAGCCGAGATTTTACCGCCGTATATATTTACCGCTCCAGTAAAGCTATTATCTCCAGCAAGAGTCAAAGCGCCGTCTCCTCTTTTAGTTAGCGAGCCTTCATAGCCCTCCGCCACTCTTGCAGCTCTAGCCTGCTCTCTTGCGGTTTCAAAGGTCATCTCGGCTTTTTCTTCCGCGCTCAAATTTGACTTAGCGTTGAGAGCCGCTTTTCTAGCCGCCCAAGCCGCAGCATCGCTATCATCCTCGGTTTTTCTAAATTTGATAGCGACGTCTGAGATGTTATTTGTCCAGATATCGTTTTGATTCATCGTAATGTCGAAGTTTCCTAAGAACTGCCCAGGACCAAACATCGCTTTACCAAGGTCAAGTATACCCCAGCCCCAGACGTTACTAGGTACGCCCTCGCCGTCGCTACCCCAACGCTCTAGCATGCCGCCTGCACCGTGACCGGCCCTTAGCGTCCTTTGTCTAGCCGTAGTCAGCATCGTTTCTCTAATCTGAGGCATGCTCATATACGGATAGCGCTGCATTATGACTCCCAAGGCTCCGCTAACGTGAGGAGCGGCCATAGAAGTACCGCCCGATGATTTATATATAGCCTTGCCGTATGTTGCATTGTCGGTAAGCTCGACGTACGCGGAATAAATCCCCGAGGACGGCGCGGCGATCGTCCACCACTTCGAGTGTCCGGCAAGGTTAAATTCCTGGATATCCGAGGATGCTTTATAGCCTCTTATATACGCGCTAGAGTCGTTAGGATAGCCATCCGCGCCGGTTTGACCCGTGACGTTGATCCAGTAGTCCTCGGCGTCCGGTCTAAAATAAGGCAATGCCGCGCGAGTGAAAGATTCGGCCATTAGGCTTCTATTTCCAGCCGTAAATACCTGGATAACCCCTCTTTTTACCGCTACTTCGTAAGCTGCATCTAAAAAGCTTTTTTCACCGCTAGTTACGAACTGATAATAAGCCTTTTTGGCCTCGTTCATATCTTTTAAATTTATATGGTCTTTTGCTGCGGTAGTTTGATTGGCTACCGTCACGTCGTAAAACTCCACGTCGTATTCAGGCACAGCCCTCCAGTCATAAGTAGGCTTATATCCCAGCGCACCCGCAAAAGACGAATTTACGCGCCTATTAGAACCCCAGCTGTTGTTTATCACTTTCGCGCCCGCGTCGGCCAAGGCAGTGTAGCCTTTTAAAAAATAGTTGTAGTCTTGGTTTGGTCCATACGTCATATTATCGTTGCCGCCGGTATTTGCGGAGTATAGTTGTGCGCCAAACGCCACGCCGTGCATACCGCTACCGTCTCTACTAGCCGCCATCGTACCGCCCACGTGGGTGCCGTGAGCGTCGTTTACACCCCTTACCCAACTACCGTCGCCGTTAAAAGCTTCGCCTTTTTTAAACACGCCGTTGTCGTTTTTATTAAAATTTCGCTTGCCATCTTTTACTGGCTGATTTTTATCTATCGGGCCGTTTCCTAGTGCGGCATCGGGGTATCTCATGCCGTTTTTGCTATAGTTACCGATCGTTTTTACTGTATGAATCCTACCGTCTTGAAACTCCGGGTGGCTCAAAAGTACGCCAGAGTCCATGACGCCGATCTTTATTCCGCTACCGTTAAAGCCTAGCGCGTAAGCCGTGGAGGCGTTCATGGAGACTAGTCCCCAGTCTTTTTTATACTCCGCGCTCTCCCAGCTAGAAGTGTTTCCGGAAACGCCGGCCTCGGTGTAAGCATAAGCTCCGCTTGCGGCTAACAGCAAGCAGGTAAGCGCCGAAAGAGGCAAATTTGAGCCCTTGTTACTGCGTAAATTTGCAAATTTACGCGACGTGTTTGAATGCATTATTTTCCTTTCATTTAAGAGAATTTAAAATGCATTATTATACTGAGCTTTAATTTAAAGATTAATTATAAAAAATAAGAAGATTTGCTGATAACGTATTCAAATTTGATAAATTTTAGCGCAAAACGGCACTCAAATTTTACGTAAATTTAAATTATGTTATAATCGCTTAAATTTAAAATAAAGGTAAAAAATGGGGCTAAAATCTGACGCCTGGATACGCAAAATGTCGCACGAAAAGGCGATGATAGTGCCGTTTGCCGAGGAGCAGGTCGGACGCGGCGTGGTTAGCTACGGAGTGTCCAGTTACGGCTACGATATCCGCGTGGGCGATGAGTTTAAAATCTTTACGAACATCGGCGGCACCGTGGTCGATCCAAAGAATTTCGACGAAAAAAACGTAGTGGACTTTAAAGGCGACGTGTGCATCGTCCCGCCAAATTCATTCGCTCTAGCGCGCACGATCGAGTATTTTAATATGCCAGATAACGTGCTAGCCATCTGCCTGGGCAAAAGCACCTATGCTCGCTGCGGTATCATCGTAAACGTCACGCCTTTTGAGCCGGGATTTAAGGGGCACATCACGATAGAAATTTCAAACACGACGCCGCTGCCGGCTAAAATTTACGCGAACGAAGGCATCGCGCAGGTGCTGTTTATCGAGGGCGACGAGCCGTGCGAAGTGACGTATGCCGATAAAAAGGGCAAGTATCAGGCGCAAGAAGGCATAACCCTGCCTAGGATTTTGAAATAAAAGCTTGTCTTTTGAGTGCTTTTTCAGTTGCGCTTCGCTCACTGCTTTGCAAGAAGCGGAGCTGGCTAAAATTTAGCTCGGCGGACCACTTGTCCAGCCTACGCTAAATTTTATCTGCGCAACCCCAAAAATCATCTCAAAATACTACGCTCCAATTAAATTTAACGAGCTAGATTTTGAATCAAATTTAAGGCACGGTTTTTGCTCCGGCTGAATAAAATTTAAATAAACGGCGAATCGTTTTAGCTAGGCGAGATAAATTTAAAATTTACGACGTACGGCGAAAACGAGCCGCGAAAGGCAAAAATAAATGTTTAACGGAAAATCCATTCTCATCACCGGCGGCACCGGGTCATTCGGCAAAAAATACACCGAAATTTTACTCTCCAAATTTAAACCTAAAAGGCTAGTCATCTACTCTCGCGACGAGCTAAAACAATACGAGATGGCACAGGTTTTTAAAGACCCCGCCATGCGATTTTTCATCGGCGACGTACGCGACGAAAAGCGCCTGATGACCGCGATGAACGGCATCGACTACGTCATCCATGCAGCAGCTATGAAGCACGTTCCTATCGCGGAATACAACCCGATGGAGTGCATCAAAACCAACATCAATGGCGCCCAAAACGTCATCGACGCGGCGCTAGAGTGCGGCGTGAGCAAGGTCATCGCGCTCTCGACTGATAAGGCGTGCAACCCGGTAAATTTATACGGCGCGACCAAGCTTGCTAGCGATAAATTATTCGTCGCGGCAAACAACATCGCGGGCAGCAAAAAAACTCGTTTTAGCGTCGTTAGATACGGCAACGTCGTGGGCTCGCGCGGCTCGGTCGTGCCGTTGTTTAAAAGGTTGATCGCAGAAGGCGTAAAAGAGCTACCTATCACGCATGCCGATATGACGCGGTTTTGGATCACGTTAGAACAAGGCGTAAATTTCGTACTTAAAAACTTTGAGCGCATGAAGGGCGGCGAAATTTTCATCCCAAAAATCCCTTCGATGACGATGATCGAGCTTGCTCGCTCCATGGCGCCACATCTTGGCGTAAAGATAATCGGCATCCGTCCGGGCGAAAAGATGCACGAGGTCATGGTCGGCAAGGACGACGCGCACCTAACCTACGAGTTTGACGACCACTACGTAATCAGCCCGTCGATCAAATTTACGAGCAAAGACGACGACTTTAGCATAAACGCGCTAGGCGAAAAAGGGCATCTCGTGGAGGAAAATTTCGAGTACAGCTCGGATAAAAATAAAATTTGGCTAGATAAAGACGGACTCTTGGAGATGATCGAAGCGAGTAAATAAATTTGGCGAAATTTAGAAATTTTAGCGGACAAACTTAAACCAAAATATGAAACTTTAGAAAAGTAAGGCAAAGTATTTTTTGCTTAGACGAGGCAAAATCGAGTGAGACAAGGGAGTTACCATATAGGTAATGACCGCAGGCGAGCGAGATTTTAACGAAGTATAAGCAAAAAAGACGAGCCGTAATAAAGACAAGCCAAAAAAGGACAAAAATGATACCCTACAGCAGACAACAAATCACCGACTCCGACATCGCCGCCGTCGTGAGTGCACTAAAAGACGATATCCTAACGGGCGGCGACAAGGTCGGCGAATTTGAGCAGGCGATCGCAAAATACGTCGGCGTAAAGCACGTCGTAGCGATGAACTCGGCGACGAGCGCACTTCACGTCGCATATCTAGCGCAAGGCGTGCGAGAGGGAGACGAGGTGATAACTACGCCCATCACGTTTGCGGCGACGGCAAATGCAGCGCTAATGGCGGGAGCGGAGGTTAAATTTGCACCCGTTAAATTTGATGGAAATATCGACGAAAACGCGCTTACAAGCCTCATCACGCCTAAAACCAAAGTCATAACCGCAGTTGATTTCGGCGGCAATCCCGTAAATTTAGACGCCATCCTAAAACTAGCCAAACAGCGCGGCATAAAGGTGCTCGACGACGCGTCGCACGCGCTTGGCAGCTCGCAAGGCGGCGTCAAAGTCGGCGCAAAAGCGGACGTTAGCATTTTTAGCTTTCACCCCGTTAAGCCGCTAACGACCTTTGAGGGCGGCGCGTTAGCGACTAACGACGACGAGATCGCGCGCTTAGCACGCCTCTACCGCTCGCACGGCATAGCTAAAAAACGCCTCTGGGATAGTGACCAGACCGTACTTGGCTACAACTACCGCCTGCCAGACGTCGCCTGCGCACTAGGGCTAAATCAGCTAAAAAGGCTAGACGAAACCATTGCGGAGCGCGAGAAAATCGCCAAATTTTACGACGAAAAATTTGAGAAAAATCCGTATTTTAGCACCGTGAGGCTACCTAACGACGTCGTTAGCTCGCGCCACCTCTATCCGATTTTGCTCTTTCGACAGTTTTGGTGCGCCAAAGAGGACATCTTTGCCGCCCTTCACGAGCGCGGTATTGGCGTGCAGGTGCACTACAAGCCGACTTATAAATTTAGCTTTTACCGCGAGCGCTACGGCGATATCTGGGTTCCTAGCGCCGAGGATTTTTACGCGGCCGAGCTTAGCATCCCGTGCCATCAGTGTATGAGCCTAGAGGACGCAAATTTCGTCGCGGACGCGCTTTTTGAGGTTTTAAAGAGCTTTGATACGCCGCAAGGCTGCAGGGTTTAGGCGGTAAATTTGATGAGAGACAACCAAAACCGCGCCCTTTGCGTCATCCCGGCTCGCGGCGGCAGCAAGCGCATACCGCGCAAAAACGTTAAGGATTTTTTAGGCAAACCGCTGATAGCCTACAGCATCGAAGCGGCGCTAAATTCGGGCGTTTTTGAGCGAGTGATCGTTAGCACCGATGACGCCGAGATCGCGGACGTCGCAGTTAAATTTGGCGCGCAAGTTCCGTTTGTGAGAGACGCCGCGCTGAGCGACGACTACGCCACCAGTAGCGACGCCGTAGCGGACGCGGCGAGAAGGCTAGGCGGCGGATACGCTCACGTTTGCTGCCTATACGCGACGGCACCGCTCATCACGGGCGAAATTTTACGCGAGGCTTACGGCAAATTTGAGGAAGCGGAATGCGAGTTTTTATTTTCCGCGACCGAGTTTGACTTCCCGATCCAGCGCGCGATCAGGCTTGGCGAGGACGGCGCAGTGAGTATGTTTTACCCGCAGTTTGCGCTAACTCGCTCGCAGGATTTAGAGCGAGCTTATCACGATGCGGGCGCGTTTTATTTCGGTAGGCGCGAGGCGTGGCTGGATAAAAAACCGATCTTTGCGCCGCATTCAAGGGCGTTTTTACTGCCGCGAAATTTGGTCTGCGACATCGATACGCCCGAGGATTTCGAGTTTGCGCAAAAGCTTTACCGGATAAATTACCGCTGAGGAAAAATGCAAAAAGATTACATAAAAGCCAAAATATCGGTAGCTAGAACGCTCATGCAGATCTTTGCGGTTGCGGGGATCTTGCACATTTTTTATCTGGCGGTTAGCTACCGCGGTTTAAACGAGCTTCAGATTATATTTTTCGCCGCGGCGGGCGCCGTTTACCTCATCGCCGCCGTGTGTTTGACGCTTAGAATTTTAAATTTGGCGGAAAAACTCGATGAATTTTGACAAAATCTCAAACCTAAAAACCCTCATACGCGCCGATAGCGGCTCAAAAATCGGGCACGGACACGTTAGACGCGATCTTATCTTGGCGCAAAATTTTAAAGACATTAGCTTTGCTTGTATCGACCTGCCGGGCAGCCTAGCAGGCGAGATACCCTACCCCGTTTTTACGCTAAAAAGCGCGGATATAAATGAACTAGTAAATTTGATAAAAGAGCATAAATTTGAGCTTTTAGTGATCGATCATTACGGCATTAACGCGGCGGACGAAAAGCTAATCAAAGAGCAAACAAACGTCCAAATTTTAAGCTTTGACGACAACTACAAAGAGCACTTTTGCGACTACTTGCTAAACGTAAATATCTACGCCCAGCCCCAAAAATACGCAAATCTAGCGCCCGCAAACTGCGAGCTGATATTTTCGCCGCTAGTTAGGAGCGAGTTTTATAACGAAGCAAAAATCAAACGCAAGAAAAAATTTAATTACCTCATCGCGCTAGGCGGCACTGACTCGCTAAATTTGACCGCCAAAATCGCCTCAAATTTGCTCGTTAAAAACAAAAAAGTAGCGGCTATCACGACGAGCGCAAACGCAAATTTGGCAAATTTGCAAAATTTGGCGGATAGCGAGCCAAATTTTAGCCTATTTATAAACTCAAACGAGGTCGCGCGACTGATGAACGAGAGCGAAATTTTAGTGATTTCGGCTAGCTCGCTCGTAAATGAAGCGCTGGTTTTGGGTGCTAAATTTAAAGCCGTGCGCGTCGCAGATAATCAAAACGAAATGGCGCAGTGGCTAGCGGCAAACGGGCGCGAGATCTACGAGGCGGACGAGATATGATTGAGCTTATAAATTTCACCGATCTAACGGACGAGCAAATTTTGATGATTTTGCGTTGGCGAAACGACGAGCGAGTCGCAAAATACATGAAAAACAAAAGCGTGAGCGAGCAAGAGCACAGAAACTTTATCTCAAATTTGAAAAACGACGAAACGAAAAGGTATTTTTTAGTAAAAGAAGATAGCTGCTACATCGGCGTGATAGATTTCGTGGATATAGAAGCGGACTCTTGCGAATTTGGCATTTACACAAATCCCCAGCTAAAAGGCAAAGGCAAAATCCTAATGCAAACCATCGTAGAATACGCCGCCAAAACGCTTAAAGTCGCCGAGCTAAAATCGTGCGCCTACAACGAAAACGAAAAAGCGATCGCGCTATACCGCAAATTCGGCTTTGAAATTTACGGGCGCGACGAGCAAATGAGCTATATGTCGTTATCTTTGCGCAAACTTGATATAATGGTTAAAAGTTAGGAAAATTTATGAAAATAGCAAATTTTGACACGGACAAAAAGGTATTTATCATCGCCGAACTCTCGGCAAATCACTCCGGCAGCCTACAAACGGCGCTTGACACGATAAAAGCCGCCAAGCGAGCGGGCGCGGATGCTATAAAGCTGCAAACATACACTCCTTATAGCCTCACGCTAGATTCGCGCGGCGAGGACTTTATGATAAAAGGCGGACTGTGGGACGGGGCAAATTTATACGAGCTCTACAAGCAAGCCCTGACACCG
Coding sequences within it:
- a CDS encoding S8 family serine peptidase, producing MHSNTSRKFANLRSNKGSNLPLSALTCLLLAASGAYAYTEAGVSGNTSSWESAEYKKDWGLVSMNASTAYALGFNGSGIKIGVMDSGVLLSHPEFQDGRIHTVKTIGNYSKNGMRYPDAALGNGPIDKNQPVKDGKRNFNKNDNGVFKKGEAFNGDGSWVRGVNDAHGTHVGGTMAASRDGSGMHGVAFGAQLYSANTGGNDNMTYGPNQDYNYFLKGYTALADAGAKVINNSWGSNRRVNSSFAGALGYKPTYDWRAVPEYDVEFYDVTVANQTTAAKDHINLKDMNEAKKAYYQFVTSGEKSFLDAAYEVAVKRGVIQVFTAGNRSLMAESFTRAALPYFRPDAEDYWINVTGQTGADGYPNDSSAYIRGYKASSDIQEFNLAGHSKWWTIAAPSSGIYSAYVELTDNATYGKAIYKSSGGTSMAAPHVSGALGVIMQRYPYMSMPQIRETMLTTARQRTLRAGHGAGGMLERWGSDGEGVPSNVWGWGILDLGKAMFGPGQFLGNFDITMNQNDIWTNNISDVAIKFRKTEDDSDAAAWAARKAALNAKSNLSAEEKAEMTFETAREQARAARVAEGYEGSLTKRGDGALTLAGDNSFTGAVNIYGGKISALNQSISSSRSINVHNGGEFEVLNALTYQTPSAGGFVSTTKASDATQVNAVINAGGAFVVNDGAHNLNLTFKEGSLLKAALLSNAELANLAANPTLKKTINASGNFAGVNLAKVEDSYAFFKTAKETVSGSNLALSLQKGKSMEEVASTSAEKSFARLVEANPSSAIYSSMLGADRNTAAAYFGAFSNDLDFKAQNNSAIDSFMLANSVKNKNGAKRADIDTGVELWLLSSASRVTSDNSAGGRLGTNAFTNLVGVDFLVGDSSKAGVFVGLGKTNHKLGDSKAVKSKDAHAGIYGDIGLDPIKISLGAIYSKFDQEKRVVNSYAPLAYEYKDADASAISAFAQIAYTGLSYENGFSLEPYAGLTYIHSKNDDVANSLVQVKNEDRDLQVASVGIKPSIAFTMDGVGLIAKADIAYNRFLGDKTPSAHMNVTGLGATKLEGEKLKDLATTELGIEAAFTRNFRVGLSYVGAYDSNVKSNGVNAKFSWAF
- the dcd gene encoding dCTP deaminase; its protein translation is MGLKSDAWIRKMSHEKAMIVPFAEEQVGRGVVSYGVSSYGYDIRVGDEFKIFTNIGGTVVDPKNFDEKNVVDFKGDVCIVPPNSFALARTIEYFNMPDNVLAICLGKSTYARCGIIVNVTPFEPGFKGHITIEISNTTPLPAKIYANEGIAQVLFIEGDEPCEVTYADKKGKYQAQEGITLPRILK
- the pseB gene encoding UDP-N-acetylglucosamine 4,6-dehydratase (inverting), whose amino-acid sequence is MFNGKSILITGGTGSFGKKYTEILLSKFKPKRLVIYSRDELKQYEMAQVFKDPAMRFFIGDVRDEKRLMTAMNGIDYVIHAAAMKHVPIAEYNPMECIKTNINGAQNVIDAALECGVSKVIALSTDKACNPVNLYGATKLASDKLFVAANNIAGSKKTRFSVVRYGNVVGSRGSVVPLFKRLIAEGVKELPITHADMTRFWITLEQGVNFVLKNFERMKGGEIFIPKIPSMTMIELARSMAPHLGVKIIGIRPGEKMHEVMVGKDDAHLTYEFDDHYVISPSIKFTSKDDDFSINALGEKGHLVEENFEYSSDKNKIWLDKDGLLEMIEASK
- the pseC gene encoding UDP-4-amino-4,6-dideoxy-N-acetyl-beta-L-altrosamine transaminase is translated as MIPYSRQQITDSDIAAVVSALKDDILTGGDKVGEFEQAIAKYVGVKHVVAMNSATSALHVAYLAQGVREGDEVITTPITFAATANAALMAGAEVKFAPVKFDGNIDENALTSLITPKTKVITAVDFGGNPVNLDAILKLAKQRGIKVLDDASHALGSSQGGVKVGAKADVSIFSFHPVKPLTTFEGGALATNDDEIARLARLYRSHGIAKKRLWDSDQTVLGYNYRLPDVACALGLNQLKRLDETIAEREKIAKFYDEKFEKNPYFSTVRLPNDVVSSRHLYPILLFRQFWCAKEDIFAALHERGIGVQVHYKPTYKFSFYRERYGDIWVPSAEDFYAAELSIPCHQCMSLEDANFVADALFEVLKSFDTPQGCRV
- the pseF gene encoding pseudaminic acid cytidylyltransferase, producing the protein MRDNQNRALCVIPARGGSKRIPRKNVKDFLGKPLIAYSIEAALNSGVFERVIVSTDDAEIADVAVKFGAQVPFVRDAALSDDYATSSDAVADAARRLGGGYAHVCCLYATAPLITGEILREAYGKFEEAECEFLFSATEFDFPIQRAIRLGEDGAVSMFYPQFALTRSQDLERAYHDAGAFYFGRREAWLDKKPIFAPHSRAFLLPRNLVCDIDTPEDFEFAQKLYRINYR
- the pseG gene encoding UDP-2,4-diacetamido-2,4,6-trideoxy-beta-L-altropyranose hydrolase, whose protein sequence is MNFDKISNLKTLIRADSGSKIGHGHVRRDLILAQNFKDISFACIDLPGSLAGEIPYPVFTLKSADINELVNLIKEHKFELLVIDHYGINAADEKLIKEQTNVQILSFDDNYKEHFCDYLLNVNIYAQPQKYANLAPANCELIFSPLVRSEFYNEAKIKRKKKFNYLIALGGTDSLNLTAKIASNLLVKNKKVAAITTSANANLANLQNLADSEPNFSLFINSNEVARLMNESEILVISASSLVNEALVLGAKFKAVRVADNQNEMAQWLAANGREIYEADEI
- the pseH gene encoding UDP-4-amino-4,6-dideoxy-N-acetyl-beta-L-altrosamine N-acetyltransferase — translated: MIELINFTDLTDEQILMILRWRNDERVAKYMKNKSVSEQEHRNFISNLKNDETKRYFLVKEDSCYIGVIDFVDIEADSCEFGIYTNPQLKGKGKILMQTIVEYAAKTLKVAELKSCAYNENEKAIALYRKFGFEIYGRDEQMSYMSLSLRKLDIMVKS